The genome window ACATCAATAGTAGATTTGTAAAATTAATCATGGTTATAGTGAAAAAAGCTCTTGTGATAAAACAAAAAGAAGATAATTTATATATCAGTTTAAAGCCGATTTGCATCTTGAAAGCATTTTAATTAATGGTTTTTCAAAATTAGCAAAGAACAATGCTCCATTTTATTTTTTACATTGTATTTACCTTTAATTTTTATTAGTACCAGTATGCAGTAGTAGATTTACTGCTGCCTTTTCATTACTTCTGGTGTGAGTTCTTTTACTACTTAGTAAATCTTAATTAATTTCTTGTCTAAGCAGTTATGGAGATTATTACATTTCACTTGCAATTGGTCCATATATGACCTATAATATATACGTAATCAATTTTTTACTATCTTTAGTTTAATATTTTGATTACAAAAAGTCGGTATTTCTCTACCGTAAGTGAGAATTTAATTAGTTGGTGATACTCTACCATTAAGTGAGTAATAAAAAAGTCGGTGACCCTCAGCCGTAAATGGGGAATAAAAAATAATAAATAAGGTGGCTAAGCGCCGCCTTATTATTATATTAAGGGAAGGTTAGGAAATTATGTCATTTAGGGTGGTACGCGTAAAAGATAAATATATCAAACATCTAAGGAAAATTGATAATAAAGTTCCTAAAAACTATAATCAAAAAAGGCCATATGTAGGTGTATTGATTACAATTAATGGTTATAATTATTTTGCTCCTTTATCATCACCAAAAAATAAACATAAAAAGATGTCAAATTCAATGTTAGATGTATTTAAAATTAAACAAGGTGAATATGGTATCGTTAATCTAAATAACATGATACCTGTCCATGAATCACAAATAATAGAGTTTGATTTCAACAATGAAGATTATCAATACAGATTAATTTTAATTAATCAATATATCCATCTGAAAAAAGGAAAAAACCAATTAGAAAGAAAAGCTAGAGTATTATATGAAAAAGTTAAGAACGGTCATCAGATCAGTGAGAGATGTTGTGATTTTGAAATTTTAGAAGACGCTTGTTCAAATTTCAA of Candidatus Izemoplasma sp. contains these proteins:
- a CDS encoding type III toxin-antitoxin system ToxN/AbiQ family toxin; translated protein: MVRVKDKYIKHLRKIDNKVPKNYNQKRPYVGVLITINGYNYFAPLSSPKNKHKKMSNSMLDVFKIKQGEYGIVNLNNMIPVHESQIIEFDFNNEDYQYRLILINQYIHLKKGKNQLERKARVLYEKVKNGHQISERCCDFEILEDACSNFKK